The window gaGGAGCATCTTCGACATGTTGTCCatcaattataatggttttggtTTATCTAAGAAAGGGATAGTTTTGTGACAAGCTGCGAACatcgctttaatttgggttgtgtggcgagAAAAAAATgcgaggattttttaggataaagcaaggaattcaaagtatttttgggattctattcatttccttgcttctctttgagctttctgttccaaggtttttaaggggactccccttaatgtgttacaacttgacTAGTTAGCAGTGTGCAATTCCAAAGGGTTGGTCTAAtctagagagtttgtttgtttttactatgtattttcttgtttttgtattcttgtagtttagttttctttggtgggaggattcctcatccttctcttgtactccttttttctatcaatatatccctttgtcgtttcctattaaaaaaataatagaggcAAAGCAgtggaaaaagacaaaaatatagGGAATAATTTAGGACTAGATCGAATTCTCATCAAAGTAaatctatagttttttttttttttctaatcagaCAAAATTTGTAGTTGTTAACTCATAAAACATATCGtgtatcatttttctatttttctatatcGTGTATCGTAAGTATTTTATATagtgaaaaagaaatataaaaatatgtatatgtgtGTATATCTGTTGAAAGTATGAAGTATAGAgtaatatataatcaattttatgCAAGATAGTAAGATCTAAAGAGTTAAACTATATCATATCacatgaaaacattgaatgttaaaattttgaaaagtttaaattaacaaaatgacTTTAATATATAGATTCATCACATAATCCACAAAAGCaaacttcttcaatttttagctataatttttagttccaaattctaaCTAAGTATATAAGCTTATTGTGTTGTTAATTGATCCATATATATAcacctttataaaaaaaactaatgttttaagtaaaaaaatttattcattaatcaccatcattttcattgtcAACATTTAAACCATTCAAATAAAAGTTTTCCAATATTCATTGTAAAAAGAAACTTGACTTCTAATATAGCATTTGATAATAAGAAGGTAGTTTTtcatataagattattttactCATTTCTCCTTTTTAcgatcaatttttaatctattgcGTATCGTATATGTATTGTAAGATACACTTTAAAGTAACATACAGATTGCAATACGTATCAATTTCTATAAGAAATGTATCGTACCATTGTTTTATATCGTATATcgtaagtttttaacaactatgcAATCTGGTTAAAGCCCCCACAAGCAGCTCAACTAGCAAGCATTCCTGTTTAGGAATGGAGGTCGCAGGTCCAAATCCGGGGCTTACTCAAAATATTGCTCCTAGGGAAGGAGACATTTATCCTTGGTTCTTCAGTCTTACATAGTGGATGTCCACATTACCAAAAAAATGTTGTGGTCTGTTCAAGTAATTTgttcaacaagatcccaaggATGAAGATGTCGAATAAATGGAGTAGAAGCATTTGGAAATATATAAGATCAAAAGTATATTTCAAAGTTAAGCCAATAATCATGGTATCAAGTTTTTGAGTCATATGATGAAGCTTTGATAGACAATGAACAAAGCTATAGACAACAAATGACAGTGTGGAAAAATTACTTTGGTTTATGCAGATGTAATTCATACGTAACGAGATTCATGGAAAGATTCAAAAAGCAGAAACTAAGACCTCAATATGTTGTTTTGCTTATAAAATGGAAATGATAGGATTGCATGCATCAGGTTATCAGTTTACCCTAGTCAATGGATATGAGGCAGCATTTGATATTTTGAGCTTCTCTTATTCACAGTAACCATCTGATCCCAAAATTGAGCAAAAAGAAAACTTAGAACAAACACTTGCGACTACAAATAACAAACATTAAATTAATGGTTAAACTACCAATTTGACACAAAAGTTTCAGTTATTAGGTAATGAGCCAACAATGTATATCAAGCTGATTGAGATAAAACACTAACACCCCACCTCACGGATAACCATCTTTAAGCTTGCACTTTGGCTTAATAAATGAGGAAGGAAACATCAACATGATGATCTCCCTAAATCAAGGCTCTAATGTCATGTCAAGCTACCAAGTTGACCCTAAAGGGTTTGGAAAACAATGAGGGAGTTTAGTCAGGACTTGAGGAGATAACATCTATATGCATTTGTATGGACTAGACCTTTTTGTATAGTGGAGGAGTTCAATCATATTTTGATCAGGTTTTTGTAATTGTGGGGAGGACTCTTCATTCTGCTAATGTTCTTTTTATCCATAGTTAATACttcttttgtttctgataaaaaaaattggacccAAAACCTTAAGTCATTAGGTACAACATATATCAGGTTGATTTGGCTGAAGTCTTAACACTAATCAAGCATAAGCAATGGCCTAATAAGTGGAGAACAGGAAAGCCAGGaattattcatatcataaaatgataaaacaGTACCTGAGGGGCCTTCTTATCCATGTGTTGCACTTCTTCTGCTTTACTTATTTGGTTTGCAGAGACTGAGCCAATTCCAAGAACTTGGGATGGTCCAGATGCAGATGCAGAACTGGTAGATAAATTCAAACCCACAGTAGAAAAAGGGGCCCTCCGTCCATCATCCAATTTCACCATTTTTGAAGGGTGATTCATTGGTTCAGAAGTATCACGGGCCATGCTTTTTTTCATAGATAACCCCGAAGGCATGTTTGAATAGGTGTTATTAGTAACTTGAGAAGATCTATCAGCATTGTTATTAGTTGTCTCCGGAATGCTCGAAAATGTTGAGGAGCCAGGCtgttagtaaaaaaaaaaaaaatgaaacaaaagaaagaaagaaagaaaaaatggacacaggaaaaataaatatatatttaatagaaCTAACTAAAACCATTCAAGAAAACAGTATCTATAGCCACTAACTACTACATATTTTGCAGAAGGAAAATAGCAAAAGGCATACTGATTTTTTTCCAGTAATAGAAAAAGTTAGACATGTTTTTCTTAGGTTTTAAATTATCTTCAATAAAACAATAGAATAATTTAGCAAATCTATGGTGACGAAATGATTGAATAATCTCACTAACCAACTAATCTTCTTTTATGCAGCTTATTTTCCTCTCTTATTTTGTTAATCTATGACAAGACCAAAGATGGGAATGCAATCAGGATTATTCTTCCACGAAATAAAGCACGGTTATCACCAAGAGAAGTTCGGCACCTGAAAGCCTGGATCTGGGAATGAAGGACGAGTCATAAGTGTAGGTCGAAGAGTTGCATTTGGAATAACCAGCTGACTATTATGCCCTGAATTTGCAGATCCAAACTGTCCTGGTTGTTGTAACAAAGGGGGTTGCATTTGATGCTTCAAAGAAGAGGAAGATGCCACCTGAATTTGTGGCCTAACAGGCAATTTGGCTGGCGGCTGTGGGCGTACAGATGGAAGCGCCGTAACTCCTGACTGTCCAGCAAATGTGGCTTGTTGTAGAGCTTGGTTGTGGCCTTGGGGTGGAAGCTGAATTTGAGGCTGTGCCGGCTGTTGTGGAAGTGCAGAAAACTGGCTATGAACCAAAGAATTATGAGGCATGGCAGACACTTGGCCTTCTTGTCCTTTGGGCATCAACCCAAGCTGCATCTTGCTCTGTGCAAGAGGGGGTAGCCCACTAAGAGTTTGAACTGCTAGCTGCTGACCCTGTTGACCATCTTGTAACACAGGCTGTGTGGGTGGAACTGAAGCCTGCCGAATATTAGGCATCTGCAACTGCAAGTTCAAAGATTACATAGTATCTGTCATGCAATTCAAGTGTTGAATAATAAATGATCGCACAATAGTTTGAGGTAATGAAACAAACCACTTGAGGAGTCACCATTCCTAGCATTATCTGCGCCTGCAGTGGAAGTTCAACAACTTGTCAGATGAAGTAGTGTGTGGCAAATGTCATCATTAAAATGATGACGATGAtgcatataatattaata is drawn from Vitis riparia cultivar Riparia Gloire de Montpellier isolate 1030 chromosome 18, EGFV_Vit.rip_1.0, whole genome shotgun sequence and contains these coding sequences:
- the LOC117906905 gene encoding cleavage stimulating factor 64, which translates into the protein MASSQHRCVFVGNIPYDATEEQLIQICEEVGPVVSFRLVIDRETGKPKGYGFCEYKDEETALSARRNLQGYEINGRQLRVDFAENDKGADRNREQGRGGPGMVANVEPQKQVGGPAILGDAALHQPVGLPLAMAASSVMAGALGGAQAGSKSNQNGFQSQAMLGSDPLTLHLAKMSRNQLNEVISDLKVMATKNKELARQLLLTSPQLPKALFQAQIMLGMVTPQVLQMPNIRQASVPPTQPVLQDGQQGQQLAVQTLSGLPPLAQSKMQLGLMPKGQEGQVSAMPHNSLVHSQFSALPQQPAQPQIQLPPQGHNQALQQATFAGQSGVTALPSVRPQPPAKLPVRPQIQVASSSSLKHQMQPPLLQQPGQFGSANSGHNSQLVIPNATLRPTLMTRPSFPDPGFQPGSSTFSSIPETTNNNADRSSQVTNNTYSNMPSGLSMKKSMARDTSEPMNHPSKMVKLDDGRRAPFSTVGLNLSTSSASASGPSQVLGIGSVSANQISKAEEVQHMDKKAPQLQLPPEIESALLQQVLNLTPEQLSSLPPEQQQEVIQLQQMLR